GGAGCCCATGACCCTGTTGCAGGTTCATCAGTCGTCCTTTCTTGGACCACTTTTGGCAGGCACTGACCACTCTATACCAGGAAGACCCCACAAGACTTGCTGTTGTGGAGGTTCTCTGACCCGGTCATAGCCATCACAATTTGTCCCTTGTCACAGTCACTCAGATCCTCACGCTTGCCAATTTTTCCTGCTTCCAGCACATCAACTTCAATCACAGACTGCTCACTTGCTGCCATATATATTTCACTCCTTTAACAGGTGCCATTTTAACGAGATAATCAGTGTTATTCACTTCACCTGTCAGTGGTTGAAATGTTTTGGCTGATCAGTGTATAGTCAATAGTAAAGCGGCGTTGACTTTTGGTTGTCAGCAggcagaaaaacatcaaaacaaacacacaggtaaTATTTATTCTATATCATCTTTTTcttagagagaaaaaatgaaagcagaaaCTGGtagttctgcttttattttttttctctctataaTAAGGATGATAAGGATCCAATAACAAGTACTAAAGTAgatactcatttattttatgggtAGCGCACCCTGAAACATCTTTAGAAAGGCAGATGAAAGACAGTCTCAGGATTTCAGTTCTCAGTTATGAGGTTATGGCTGATGTGTTAAAAAGCACATCCGTGGACCTCTTGCTCATTATACAGTCAGTTATTCAGTggtaattacacatttatttagatttaaggatggtacaaaatgttttatgtttataacCATATATTGGAAGGAACAAATAGtgacatattacatatttcttCTGTAAGTTTGGATATGTATTTGAGCTATGTGCACATATTGTAATAGTCAGTTAGGACTGTCACAGTATATAACAGGTGTGTGTATCAGTGGTTGTTTGAATTAAGGACCAAAGGTGTCTTTTAGGGTCCAGAGGTATACGAGCAGACATTCAGGTGACCAAGGAGTGTTCCTGTGAGACACACCTGCTGCTGGTCCATCTGTCTGCTTATGAGTCACTGTCCAACTACCGTGTCCTTTGTAGCCTAATGGATAAAGTTTATACTCGTGggcaatttatttaatttgttcagCCTCACTCGGTTTTAAAGGGAACAATTCTCGtttaatgcatttcattttccaATGTGGGTTTTACtagcttttcttttctaaaaCAAACTCAGCCTTGTGGACATAGGCTGATAATAAAATCTTGGATTGTATCAGTGCCCACGCTACACCAGATTCATAAAGCACAGAGTAATCAAGgttattcatattttactttatggGGTTGTGTTAATTTATTCAACCTCAGATGATTTCAGGTCATTACATTGTTGAGTGTTCCTGCCTATGTTTTCATACAAGAGTACACACAGGTAATTCAAGCTATGGCCAGTTCATGAAAGCCACACAATAGTCCTTTCAGCACCTTGATACAAAGTCCTTCCAGCAGCAACAGTGTTTCATGTGAAGAGAAAGGACTGGGTGCTCAGCATTAGGAGTGTTAGCCAGCACagttaaacaaagaaaagaaggcCAATCAATTCAACTTGATAAACAGAAAATctcagtaagaaaaaaaaatagaaataaaaagacacagatTAGTCATAGTTACTGAGAGCAAACGAAGCCTGTGAGTCTAATGTAGAGTGAAAGTTTACACACTGCCCTTTGAAGATGAAGAGCTCTCGAAGCTGAGAGGGGTCAATGAGGACTGCTGCAGATGTGCTTCTACTACAAGTTTATCTTATTAGCGCCTACAGTAAGTCACTTCGTTAAAAAGCATGAAAGCACTGAAGCAACAGCTGCTTACATTATTGAAGACGTCCAAATCTGCAAGAGTAAATGTCGGGATGTTTTTAAGGTAGATTTATCTTAAAGGGGAGGTTCACGATGTTTAAAGTATACCTTACAACAGCAGTCAGATGTCCATATGGACATGGAAAGAGGTTGTCCTCATtgtcatcattcctcctgttcatactgactattaaaagatccccttcaaatgtgctttcagtggaagtgatatcatatcatatcaagtgatatctgacacatttacagtctttttagcatcacattccctcttagtgtttccctgttgagctgtggtggaagtatagtaacataaagactttggtactaaaaacactgtaacgttgaaacatagaagatgaagatttgacccatttggacgactgaagcttcatattagcttcagatcaacttttaaatccatgtttacacagaaggaggactgtggatttagtcctccatcacttccattgtaagtacattattaagggatcttctaatggtaaatatgaacaggaggaatgattacagaaagaaaaaaactctttcagtgttcatgttgacacctggctgttgttttaagacggTTCTTGACGAAATATGTACTTgcttatactgtactgtacacttATACTCTATGTCCCATATATCCCCTCTCTGATAAGTCTTCTCAGATCTCTACAGCAACAACACAaaactgcctgtgtgtgtgtgtgtgtgtgtgtgttgctgttaaGCGTGGCCATCACCTTTAATTTAAGGCTTTGTCTTCATTACATGGCCATGAGCTACAGTGGATCAATTGTGTCGTGAACTGGAGGTCACCTCAGCTGTGCTTAACGGTTTACCATCAGCTTCTGTTTTGCATGCTGTCACCACTTTAGACTCACTTTAAATTCCTTTAGAATGTGATCTGTAGACATCTGACCTTGACTCCTTTTACAGCCGGCAATGTAAATGctataaaagtgtttttgtaaaaCATAACTCAATTTCCAGGATAGAATGTTGAACAAACCGTGGATATATTGAATGTCTACTTTTTGATGTTGATCGCTTTTTAAGTATTTAGTATGTCATTTAATGCCACATAACTGTCCATTATCAGTtgaataatgatgttttatggtgtgacaataCTGGATCTGAACTAAATGTATACGTGATTTGCAGAACATACATTGCCATCAGCTGGGCtagtgaaaaaacaacatggaAGAGGCTGCCTGTATTTCAGATAGCTATTCCTGGACATGAACACAGCAGAGAATAATCATTTTCCTTTTCACTcctctaaaaaaagaaatcggTCTTAATTAGTTGATGGTGTGGTCAGTCTCAAAACAACCCGATCCCATACACCCACAGTCCTCTCCTCTCAGCAGCCTCTAACACATAGATTATTGCCATACACAGTGGAAACAAACAGGATGAGTGCAAAGTAATTGGATGTTTCTATCTGTTCCCATCAGTAGATTTCTCACGCAGAGTTGAGGGAAAAGCTTAGGGCACCAGCAACTTGTCAAGCTGTATAACAGCACAAATTCAATCACTTGGATCCAGCACAGAGCCTGCTACTGTGCTGCAAGCTGCAGTAGAGTATTATGTAAACCTTGTGATGATATCGCCTAAACATAGTTGGTATGTAACAGAGGCATCACTATTATCCAGGCAGGCAGGAATGACAGCGTAAAGCAAACTAAGGATGCCTCTGATCTCTCATTTCACTCAATCAAATCCTACTTTAAAGTCGTGAGCATTATGcccaacattttgggaaacactgagCGCAAACAGTGGTCGTCTGTGTCCAGCCTGCTGACATAGCTGAAATCAATGAAGATTGCCAGCAATTTCTTGTTTCCAAAAAGGCACGGGTCCAATCGCAGCAACGCCAGCCTGCTCACATACACTGACTCTGAGAAATTGGCTGCGGCACAGAAGCTTTTAACAGACTCTGGCAGAGGAGTCTGGACCTGGTGAACGCCTGATAAAACTGATTTGAATGAGACTGCattctcttttgttttgattACAGAAATTATAAATATCAGCAGTGACCCCACTTGTGATGCAGCCCTAAATTAATATATTGCAGCTTTCAAAACAATATGGGATGTCTGGCTTTAGCGTGACTCAATGATGCCCTCAAGTGGCCTGAACTGGTATTTTGCAGCCAATACAGAATAAAAtacagacagcagacagttatGCTTCTGCTGTTGTGTTAAGCTTTGTGTTAGGACTGCGcttattaaaaaatgtgcaatgaTTCCTTTTTGCTGTTTGCCATACAGATGAATTAAGGCAGGTTGATTTTTAAGTTTGAGAGAAGACCAGCATGGAAgtataaacattcatttatacCCAGGGGTGAAAATGCATTGACTATCAAGTGTTCCATCGCTAGAGACTTCctgtttcaataataaaacacaacacaacacaacaatgtTGCAGTGATGAAATTCTAAAAAAACCCATAACCATCCTTTGTAATTGGACTTCCAAAGCAGGCACTTGTTCATTATAAGTCTCAAATCTGCATTGTATTCCTCCTGTGGCCCCTATTACCCATCAAGCCTTTGTTTCTTTGAGTACATCAAAATAATTGCAGGGTTTACTCTGTGGATAATTCAGTGTTGCAGCACAGCAGTAATTCTGGGCTCATTCAGCAGTCAAACATGGTGACACTAGCAGAGAAGTTTGCTATGTATATTTTTTGCCAGGGAAGCAGCGGGTATCTAATTTGTGTTCAGCGAGGCCTCCCTTCAGATGGCTTTTGGTCTCTGTGGAGTTCACACTTGGTGGTAGATGCCACATGTTTACTACCTATAACTTGTTTGCTTcataatctgttttttaaaagtgtttaatatgaaagTGCTTTTACTGACCAGAAATAGCACATAGTTGTGTCGAAATGATATTGGTACAATAGCTTTTTCCACAGTCTCCGGGACTCCTCATGTGataacttaacccttacatactgttaaagGTCAATCTGACCCATTTTTTGAaatgagagctgtaaaaacaccatatacacatttcttttagtgcgatttttcctaatgtgacccacagtaaacaaaaatgaaaatgaaaagcttcttttttcttttttttgtgtgcagctgatacacatttctgtatatgtaaatgcataaaataaaataaaaaaaataaaaaacagcattcaaacatgttgtattcttcatattctataaaatgttctcttggatcataaaatagtgattgttaatgtctttttttataataaatacattgaatACACTCTGACaacttcattaaggattaattaaacatgcattaatgactgatgggtaatacatgaatgtgaattggtgtaaagactaattatgagtcagaatatgaacagtatgtaagggttaaaatgttcaatatatacatataaaagtCAAACGCTGCATTAGCACCCCCAGGGGCTCCTGGGCAGTGAAGCTCATGTTCCccaaacagcttttattttattgtggttggataacgctgctgtcaggtggaaaccttgtaattccatattttgttttggacatactaggtttccgTTAGCGactataattatcaacatcaggAGAATGGGTCAAGGcttgtgtcatatttctgtagagcccaataaaacatttaaaaaagatggGGCGCCATGATTGAGGGCCCTTTTCTGCTCAAGGGCACCTGGatacttgcccagattgcccgtatggtagatccagcATAAAGTATAAGCAAGTGTCAACATTCTGTAGACAAGTACGTGACATTTGTGCATAGAGACAGCTAAGTCCTCCCATCTTTTAAATTACATGtactaaaaataaaagctcTATAAAGACAAGTAGGTCTCTGCTGTCCTTCAACAGATGGTTGCATTTGAATTTGTGATGCATTACTTCATAAGACTGTTTGTCATGAACACTACTTTATATCATGTAAACTTCTGGGATTTCATTTCATGATAGATTATTGAAGACAGTGATGAAGGGAACACATGTAATTACACAAACTTTGTTTATTAAGAATGACATACAATACACTTTTCATAATTCACAGAAGGATAAAACGTGATCTACTGATATGAAGTAAATAACAATAGAATGAGGCAAACAAGAAAGCAACAAAGTACAGcaattaaaatattcaataagCTTACCCTTCATCTACATTACTGACCCTGGTGTCCATAGTTGCCACtgactgtgttttctgtctctccattTACACACTTTCATATTTTCACAACTCTTATTTCTAACAAATGCACAAGTCAAATCCATGTTCACTTGCTTTCCTGCGACTACTTGCCATCACCGACTTCTTCAAAAGGACACGGCATGAAGccaagagacagaaagaaagtcTGTGGCAAATACAGATGCACAGAGGCTGAAAACTGAACATCAAATCCATTGACATTTCCAGCCAGAACGATTTGCCCTGTAATTCTAAAAGaggcttttttctttctttcattcttcctttctttctttttttttggtcttcagACGACAGAAACCCTTGATTGGCCTCCACAGTCTTTGTGGATACAGTACTCTTGAAAAACTACCCTACAGAGtcccccaaccccccaccccatTGTTATCACATTGATTCAGTCCATAGGAGGCCTAGTAATGACTAAATGGTGTAGACTCCTTCAACTCATGGTACCCCTGGTGGTTTGGCTCtgtaaagagacagagagggcaGTTAGGGCTGGGAAGTACCACAGATCCATCTCTTCTACATTTAGCCAAAGCGTTAAAAAAGACTCTTTTAGAAATATAGGCAGTTCAGTTTGGTTTCATACAGAAATACAAGACAAAACAGTTATGAACAATACAGAGAAGCAAATTTAGTAAACAATGTTATTTGGATTCATTGTAAATGTTACTCTACAAGCTGCTACCTTAAGTCCATTCGAATGTAACCTGAACAGAAGTGTTCACTGTCTGCTTccttatatttaaaatgttccctATTCATGTTAGAGCCTGTATCTGCAGTCTGGAGGTCACTTAATAATTTTCTGTACATCCCAAATGATGTAGATGAAAATAACCACAAGCAGAATGCGTTTGAGTGTGTAGATAAATGTTACAGTACCGAGACTCATATTCTCCTCCACCAGAGGCCTCTGCTCGCTGCAGTTTACAACTCTTCCCTGTGCTGCTCCCAGAATAGTCATGATATCCACCAGGTTTAGTTTCCCCTCCTCCTTggcttcctccacctcctctgccAGCTCCATAGCAGCCTCCTCACGTTCTTCCATTTCCTCCTGGCTCAGCATTGCGCCTAAACCTTGCCCCGGAGTGCCTTTGCCAACCTGCGGAGGTGCCAGCGAGCACAATGCCCTCACCTTCCCGTAGGACTTCAGGTGGGCTACGTTGGCACgcaggaagagcaggaggacaTTGAGGTCATTCAGGGGGCATCCCAGCCGACCGCGTTTGAGGAGATCCAGGGCTGGGAGAACCTCGTAGATAGAGATGAAGGTGGTGTCCCACACAAAGAGCCGTATCAGGCTGAAGAGGACGATGGGCGCCAGCAGGACGTAGATGGCGCCATTGGCAACGCTTATCACCTGAAAGACCAACTGGCCAATCATTTTACACTGAACCAGTTCAGGGACCCAGTTCTGATCACGCAGCATGCCTGTGCGGACAAAGCAGCTGAACTCATCCTGGAGGAAGGCAGAGAGGTGGAAGTAGGCGAGGTACAGACAGGCGGCTGTCATGAAGGTCAGGAGGAGGAAGCCACGCAAGAAAAGCATGCTAACAAGGAAGTAGGAGTTTTGTTTGCACTTCATGTATCTCTCCAGTAGGGGGTACTCAAAGTAGCGTTTCTTCTTGGCCCTGCAATTGGACAAAGGAGAAGAAACTGAGAACATGTTCCTCCTGCTTCATGTTCATACAGCTACACACAGACCCAGCTGGGAGCCTCCCAATGCAACCACTACACTTTGACTTTTAGCTATAGGAGCCGCTCACCACAACTCCCACAACAGGCCTCCACTGAGACTGCTAGAGGTTAAGGCCTTGCTTAAGGGTTTGTCAGTGGTAGCTGCTGTGGGAGAGGAAAGCATTACTCTTTATACTCCCAGACCACTTTTCCAAGTTTATCAAGAGATTCACACTGATCTGGAAGCTCTAGGCAATATTTCTAACTGGCAGATGATCTTTATTTGTTGCTTTATTGACCCCATTTCTTTACGGgaatcattcattttcatttaataaggCTCCTTCGGCTGTAGTTTTAGAGCAAAAGAGCAGTTATAAGATCAGATtagttaaaacataaacataaatacagtaaacaCTTTTTAGACACATATATAAAGAGCGATGAATATTCATTTTAGTTGTCAACAGTCACTGGTTTCTTACCTCTGTAGCTCAGCTTGAAATGTGAGCGGGTTCTTAGTGAGCTGGCGCATATCCAGAATGCTCTGGGCCATTCGGATCGAGCGGTTGTACGAATTGTCTAGTTCGTCAATTATGAAGAGCAGGTCGGAGCTCAGTGTGGGCATGACGAGCTGGCGCCAGATCAGCGCAGGCAGGTACATCAGCACCGCCATGGCCAGAAGCGAGTAAGGGAACATCTGGACGGGCAAGGGGCAGAAAAGGGAGACAGGGTGGAGATgtagatggagggaaagaaaggaaaagttgGCAGGGAAGAATTGAGAGTAGCAGGTGAGTCACAGTGAAATGGCGTCTCTCAACCAGTATTACAAATAAACATCCTTAATGTCTGATTTAGGATTACTTTCCACCTGTTTGTGCCTGGGCTTTAAATGTCAAACCCACTGGGTCCAAAttgtttgcaaatgtttttttgcaggaAAAATAGACACTCTGCTTCCTATTTAACACTGACATTGGCATTTTAACTGTTTTGCAAGTTACagtgaggtaaaaaaaaaaagaaaagaaaaaggtttcaGCATTTTTCTGCCAGCAGTTAGCCACTCTAAATGAGAATCTCTCAACTTACTTTGTGTACCCAGAGAGAGCGCTCCTCAAAGTTCCCATCGCTGTCAAACTCGTGATGCATGAGAGAGTCCCAACAGTATGTGTCTACGTAGCTGGCCTGCTTGATGGTGAAATTGCTGGGAGggaaacagctgatctgaggccCTGCAGAATAAACAAATGTTGATTTGTAACATTATCTGGTAATATGAGGAGTTGCTTTCTGTAGCCCCCTTTGATCCTGCTTTATCAATTCGCCTCTAAGCATAACTCAGCCACTtgatatcacacacacacacgcacacacaaacatgcacacgcacacatggtGCTCAGTACTGGAGGTCCACCGCCAGACACATACATGTAAGCTTCCACAAGCGCCCTTTTCCAGTCAGTGCTACACAGTTTCACTGGAGAAATCATATGTTTCCAAATGGCAACCTGGCATTTAAAAACCATGAGTGACTCCTTTCCAAAATTGGACTCCTCCACCTTATATTTAGTTCACCTTGATATAACCACATATAAAGTCCAACCACTTGAAACCGTGCTCCGCACCCATCCGTCATTTCCCGAGGGCGCTCCACCCTTAAACAGAGAGCTCGGGAGGGAACGCACCAAGGGTGTGCCCCACCCACTTCAGAGCTTACAAGAGAAACATGGAGCTTCTATTTTTACAAGCAGCCTCCACATCTGCCGGGCCTTCTGTAAGTAGAAACATACTGCCACTAATTTACTGTCAGGATGTGATTTCTGCTGCCAGTCCACCTTATTACAGGcctatacatacacatacacatacattacatGCTCTAATTATATtataggtgtgtatgtgtgtgtaattaatCATACACATAGTATGATATAATTATGGAGGTTATGATGGAGtatattaaatttaaaagaGACCATATTTACTAAGACAGAAAGAAGTTACAGCATGTATTTATAGACTGACACTGAACTCAGACTAAACATTTATTGTCTGTGTTGGATAGTATCTTAAATGGTTAGGatgttaatttcattttaatttaaaagattCCCTCCAATCGtgtcaaaacataaaaatacactgcTTTGATATATAATTTGTAACTAACATTGCCACAAaaaagtttatattatattatcattaacTTTAATTGCTGGAAAGTCAGTTTTCTGTGTAAGTGCACTGGAAGCTTTAATTtcccacatcacacttgtgtaagttttATACTCGACCACAATTGGCtacaaactagttgtgatgtcacaaatcatgctcataggaacatgtgttaaactgagatttaaagGTACGCACAGAAAACCTTGTTTCAGTAGATGAATATGATGACAGCAAACATATATGAGTGGAGGGAGACTTTAAAATGGACATACTTAACAAAAAGCAGAATGTTATCAACACCTGCAACACCATCCTTCACATTTCACTACTCATGAATACACCAACAAGAAAGAGGGctatattaaaaatatgtattataatgtttttttagacattcttttttattttaatgatgtattaaaaacataaattaaagtgaatttaTTTGAAGCTGTGATGGTGAAGTTAATGTTATAGCATTTGGTATACAGAGTGGGCAAGCATTGTCAATCTTTATAGGCAGTCACTAATGCAGTAGTGTCACAGTATATGATTTCTAAAGCAGTCTGCCACCTTTTCTGCACCCGA
This Scomber scombrus chromosome 14, fScoSco1.1, whole genome shotgun sequence DNA region includes the following protein-coding sequences:
- the panx3 gene encoding pannexin-3 isoform X1 yields the protein MSIAQAAAKAMLSDALLQDSPGINRINHLELELPLDKVIKFVSVGLPLVLVCMAFAREVSLGPQISCFPPSNFTIKQASYVDTYCWDSLMHHEFDSDGNFEERSLWVHKMFPYSLLAMAVLMYLPALIWRQLVMPTLSSDLLFIIDELDNSYNRSIRMAQSILDMRQLTKNPLTFQAELQRAKKKRYFEYPLLERYMKCKQNSYFLVSMLFLRGFLLLTFMTAACLYLAYFHLSAFLQDEFSCFVRTGMLRDQNWVPELVQCKMIGQLVFQVISVANGAIYVLLAPIVLFSLIRLFVWDTTFISIYEVLPALDLLKRGRLGCPLNDLNVLLLFLRANVAHLKSYGKVRALCSLAPPQVGKGTPGQGLGAMLSQEEMEEREEAAMELAEEVEEAKEEGKLNLVDIMTILGAAQGRVVNCSEQRPLVEENMSLGTVTFIYTLKRILLVVIFIYIIWDVQKIIK
- the panx3 gene encoding pannexin-3 isoform X2, with amino-acid sequence MSIAQAAAKAMLSDALLQDSPGINRINHLELELPLDKVIKFVSVGLPLVLVCMAFAREVSLGPQISCFPPSNFTIKQASYVDTYCWDSLMHHEFDSDGNFEERSLWVHKMFPYSLLAMAVLMYLPALIWRQLVMPTLSSDLLFIIDELDNSYNRSIRMAQSILDMRQLTKNPLTFQAELQRAKKKRYFEYPLLERYMKCKQNSYFLVSMLFLRGFLLLTFMTAACLYLAYFHLSAFLQDEFSCFVRTGMLRDQNWVPELVQCKMIGQLVFQVISVANGAIYVLLAPIVLFSLIRLFVWDTTFISIYEVLPALDLLKRGRLGCPLNDLNVLLLFLRANVAHLKSYGKVRALCSLAPPQVGKGTPGQGLGAMLSQEEMEEREEAAMELAEEVEEAKEEGKLNLVDIMTILGAAQGRVVNCSEQRPLVEENMSLEPNHQGYHELKESTPFSHY